In Misgurnus anguillicaudatus chromosome 14, ASM2758022v2, whole genome shotgun sequence, the genomic window TCAGAGACAGAGAGGCAATGAGAATTGCTACACAATTACTTCACTTTAAAGTTTCAACCGTTTTTATATAACACaattttattaaactaaaaacagtaatattttaatacatgtaatattaaattattttaatataaatagaCGTCGAGTACAATAACAACTGAAAACTAATTTTGTGACGCAATCTAGCCTACTTACCTcagtaaaaatgtttctggatattCGACTCAAACATCAAGTACACGTAattgtaattaataaaaaaaagaaatctgaACAAGCTAAAAAGTAGTTCtgataatttaattttaatggtAGTTTCCGATCATTCTTTCATCTACTTTAAAGTGAATTGGTCAAGCCTTTGTAAAACAAAAGGTGACGAAGATTACATCTTTTTGACAATGGACCGCAAATATCAATTAAATGTTACACCTTCAGAAATaggtgaaaatataacaaatataaagCATGTAGGCTATTCAAGCATGTTTTACATAGAGCTCGAATGTCTGGATCAAATTTCACCAGTGGTCAATAGGGGGCGCTGTCCCCTAAAGTGAGCCAGAGAAGAAAGCCACTttaacggcgcattcacacgggggtcagcgttaacgcttctcattcacttttaatgggtgacttcatgcgttgccgaactgaattgtggatccgtcggcgccgcgtcagtgccgttgctcgcggcagaagttgaacatttcttaacttttcaagcggcaatgcgtgcgtcagccaatcagatcgtcTTATGCAAATTACAtagacagagccagccaaatacgtttatggaagaatggagcatgtgtagcggccactgtgattggctgttgggcacgcttcagacaagccttccgttaagcgttaacgcttacgccccgtgtgaatgcgccgtaacATGTTatagtttttctcagtcgctttggtgcatttctcacatcacTTTTTACATTTGCAGAACAGTTAGTTCAAACTCCacaacatttagtcatttgtgCACATCATAGTAGCAGTTTCTCATTCCTTCgaacaaattgcaaatgctttattTGGACATTCATCAATTGCTTTCATACAATTCTCTGCagttttataacattaaaagtGAAACACATTTCAACATGGCAGCGGGGATTCCCATGAAGGGAAGTCCTTAGGGCAATTCACCAAAACTGACAAAGGGGACGCAGCCTAAAAAACCTTGGTAATGTCCATCGTGGCCTGGGCAGAGGGGCTTCGGAGTTTACGGCCAACCATATCTGCCATGACGGCTTCTTGGTCAGTGTAGTGGGTCTAGTGATCTCTGGGGCAACCACTTTTTCAGCCACTTTTCTGGGGACTCTGATTCAGCCATCCTGGTCAAGACAGAAAACTCAGGACACTCAGGTTCAGTCATTTTGGTTGAGACAGGAACCTCAAGGGACTGAGGTTTGGATGTTTTGGCTGTTACGGGAAGCTTAGAAGGCTCAGGTTCAGCCACCTTAGAGGTCACAAAAAATCAGCACATCGTAAACACAGCGTGAAATTTTGAGGTGCATTTGAGTTGGCTTTACATGGACACGATAAGAGCAAGAGCTCAGATAATCCCGGGATATCCTGATTTTGTTGCTTCCGTTGATAAAGTTTTAACAGAGCACCTCTTGAATGCCACTGTGTTTAAGGGAACTTCAAAAAACCATGGAGAACGAGACTGTATGTTTTCTGTTGCAAGGGAACATCAGAGCAGGACGTTTCTCTCAATCCAGGTCGACGAAACCACCGATATTGCCACACAGTGCCAATACAATTACCCATTGAAGGTAAACAAAACAATGAGGTTTAATAAGTTGCAAATATTTGTCGTTTTAATCGCCGCCTTTTTCCAGAAAAGTATTTGTATTATTCTAGTTGCACTGTAATTTATAGATATgggaaatacatttttttttacaatatcaAAGTGACAATAATAAATGTACAAGCACAATGTAGCCAAGCTTCTGTAGATCAGGGCTTTTCAACAACAAGAGAGACGTACAAAATGTGctgagcagtgggcctccaggaataacATTAAACGTTTAATACGTTAAAATAGATAAGGCCATTCCACACACACCAAATATGCTTTCTCTCATTCCCTATcaattacatgttaatgcaaacTGAATActggaaaaacagcattttcatCTATCCCTGCTCACTATCTCTATACTTTACCTTAATATACTAAATATAAAGCATAAAATTCCTCtgatatctttattttttgcatttttgtgtgtgtccacATCCCAtctttgctttaaatattttgttcattgatgaattcataaaaaaaaacattttcaagagGAAGTGACATCATCTGGATCTTTTGAAGGCCATGTGAAGATCAAAAGTgacttttctcattttcttttctgtatattttatgatattgaTGCTATGACTGTGAATGTCAATCTTAACAGTCAGTCATGTTACTTACATTATTTCTTTGATGTTATCGgattcttttaaaataaatagattTGGTAAATCACTAGAATTTGCTGAGTGTCTTTATGCTATTAGCAcatatttaatgcagttttatttcaTGTATTTCAATTCTGACGAGTTACAACATACAAATGGTACCGATTGGTTGGAGTGACCCAGTAACTTGCCTTCAACTGGAAATATATTCAGTCATATCTGGCGACATCTTTTCAATATCATTAGGATTAAAAACATTAGTGATAAGTATTACAACATGGTATTACTCTGAATCCGATTGATAAAAACAGCTGAGGGTTCATGAAACTTTACATGTTTACTCTTGTTTACTCTGTTTACATGATTATCTTGTCCTAGTTTATGAACTTCTGAGAAATTAAGGATTCAAACACTGAAACTAGTCTCCCTCTATAGCTTAAAACTGTCATTTTGAATGTTATGTAATGTTAGTAAGCTGAAGACAGAGCTTAGTCTCATCTTCTTCAGCTGTTTATGGGGAACAATCCTGAAGAAATCTTTTCTGAGACTGTCACTTTCCTAAAGATGTTCATCATCACACCCATGACCACAGCAGAAGACGAGTGGTGCTTCTcttatgtttacaaaagattgTGTTGTAAGAAGgcatttgtgtaaaaaaatacagtacTAATCTATTGGTCTTAACACTATTTATTATACACAAAAAGAACTATTTACAAAATACAGTTTTGTACATAACACACAATTTTTTGCACACAATCATATTTTCTTTTGCACTtaacaatattttttcaaatgcacaaagtaattttaaatgtaaattcagATCCTCCATTTTGGGTTCAGTCTGGAGAATTCAGTGCTGTTCTTTTCCAGGAGATCGAGGTGTTTGCCTGagtgctgtaaaaaaaaacataaaacactgttactgTCACTGTTATACCAGTGAAGAGTTATATTaccatcatatttacatctgaaactttcatgacaaactaaaatataatgTTGATAGTGAGATGTGCAAGTGTTTTAAGAACTAGAGGTACATACTTCAGTACTGAAAGTCCTCTTCATTGACATGGGTGGACGAGGTTGTAAAGGTCTGGAGGGCGGGAACCTTCCCAGAAGTGGAAGAGACACTGCaaaccaatcagattcaagacATAAAAACTTGCACACAATCCATTGAGGTAACGTGATATCTAACAAATTGGAGTTTATAAAACTCACTTTTAGGGGCTTCTTTAAGTGAAGATCCAGCAGGAGGCACACGGGTAAGAAAAGGTTCATGTTGAATAATTTCCCCTCTGATGATCCTCGTGTTTGATGTCAACTGcaaaaacataaaagttaaCAAGTTTACAATTTCCCTTAAAGCTGCAAAGTAATGTTGGTtagaaaattaacaaaaatCAGACTGTAAAAGGACAATTTAAATAACTAGGTCAATTTCTTAATTTCACAGTGAAAGAAGAAAATTTAATTGACTTAATTAACTTTAACGGTGCCTGTGAAACATACAAAGATTGATGCACAACTAAATAAACTGAATCAGACAGAAAGTTgaataacattaataaaaccTTTTATACCTTTTGCTCAGGCATTCTTATAATGTTGGACGGTGAGAAGCAATCAAAGAGTGGAAGAGACACTGAAAACCATGAAAACCAATCAGATACAAGACATGAAAACTTTCACACAATGCAGGTAATCTGATATCTATAAATTGAAGTTTATAAAACTCACTTTTAGAGGCACCTGTAAGTGAAGATCCAGTCGGAGGCACATGGGAACTAAATGATTCATATTGAATCTTTTCCCCTCTGATGACCCTCACGTGTgatataaactgtaaaaaacacaataacTGTTTACATACAAAGATTGATCCACATGCACAACTCAATGGATTGAATCAGACAGAAAGTTGAATAACATTAATGAAACATTTTATACCTTTTGCTCAGGCTTTCTTATATTGTTGGACGGTGGGAGGCAATCCAGAAGTGGAAGAGACACTGAAAACcaatcagatttaaaacaatgtaatgaATTGTGCATTAGCAGCATGTGCACCAAAATCTAAAGAGGCCATGAAAACTTACAAGATGCATTGAGTTACTATGATATCTAACAAAGTGTGGCTACAGCTAAGAGATGCAAGAGATGAAATACTGTTGTGTCTCGTATGAGAAGCTCACTCACCTTTGGAGGCATCCAGACCGGTTGCTGAAGGCCCGGCAGGAGGCGCACGCATGCGCATACGGTCAAATTGAGCCTTTGGGACACTGCGCCCTCTGTTGGCCGTCGTAAGAGATGGCAACTGCAAAAACACAATAgatttcacttaaaaataattttattaacaatGTCAACCTCCTAATTTCAAAGTAGAGTGTGCTACTTTACcttgaaaaaagttttaaaccATATTTAAACAACTTTTACCGTCACTGAATACCTAAACATccatatttaaattaaactacATTAATTAACTCAAAGATAAGCAGCTAGTCAAATTAAAATACCCACACCTACCTTTTGGTCAGGCTTCACATTTAGGACAGGAGGACCCATCAGTTTGCCATCTTTCTCAGCTAAAACacaaaaagtcatttttaaatgtaatgtttgatTACAAAGCAACTCATGCACACATAAAATTAATAAACTTTTTACCTGGATATCTGGGAATGGGGAAAATCCTCACCCCCTGACAAATGAGCGGCGGACCATCTGAAAATGGTCTAGCAGACTTCCgaaaataattcatttttgAGCCAAAAATTAGCCAAAAAGTCAGAAATTACCAATCAAAACCACAAATTACTTGCGAGTCGCGACACTGCCGATAAGTTTGAATGATGCAATTAGGTAATGATGCTAAATACTAACAAATACGTAACCATGGTAACAgctgctttatttttttctcaaataaacattaaaaatattaacctgaataaataattaaaaattagtaatattataataagtattttttattaaaagtaaacatattcaataaaataaataatgttattatttaattaataaaaaaaattctacagAGGCTCAAAAAGTATTTCTGATAGTTTAATTTTTTATGGTAATTTCCGATCATTCTTTATCTTCTTATCAGATCATCTACTTTAAAGTGAATTGGTCAAGCCTTTGTAACACCTGAAGGAGaataaaattttaaagaaaaatatgtatgtatgcatataTATACCTATTGCATATAGCCTACAAAGTTTTCTGATACacagaatttatttttttctgttgcaCATTAAATTTCACCAGTGGTCAATAGGGGGCGCTCCTCCCTAAAGTTAGTCAGAGAAGAAAGCCACTTTAACATGTTAAGTTTAAGTTAAATATATAGCGCAAATTGatacaaaatgaaataatttagtCGTACTATTACACTGGAagtcaaattattatttattaaaaaaactaaatcaaAACTGTATTTCgttcatatgtgtgtgtgacacactcgtttgtttgtatgtatgtatgtaggcagtaaactttttaaaatcatGCAACTTTTTAAAAGCCAGCAGCGGCAGTCTGAGGATGGCAATggcaataggcttgttcgactttatgcaGCGCTGCAAAAACggacaggcggatgacgtcaacGTATCACGAGAGCGAGTCGAGAAATCACACGGGGAATCTAATTTCCAATCGCTCTCGCGCTACTTCGACGTCATTCGGCTGTCTGTTCTCGCAGAGTCCCATGAAGTTGCAACGAATGGCACGGGACGTCATTCTTTGACGGAAGCTAATCAACTCGGCTCGACTGCTTTGGTCTAACGTATTCATTGACCACTTCCTGTTCGAAGTCCTGTCCATTAATGCGAGTCAACTGTGTAAAGAGTGCATTTTAACTAGTTTTAAAAACGCAAACGGGTTATATATGCTCTGCAGATTTTTACATTCAGCAAACCTACTAATGGACTAGCTAATGCTAAAGCtaataaaaagaaagtcatgcagAACTCAGTCGAGTCTCTCGTAAATATGCTGGAATCCTACAGGGGGAGAGATAAAGTGGTGAGAGTTTTATTTAAACTATGCATATAAATCTGAGAAACCTGAGATCTTTCCTATGTCCATACACTTTGAAGTGCATAATATAAAGGTTTTGTTATCATAAATAAGCCTTACAGTGACTATTGATTATCATGTATTTCTTCTGGATTTAGATCAGGACTCTCTGCTATGGATCTCAACTAGTTGGTGGAGTTCTAGCAAGCAAGAACACTCAGTCGTCATTGGGCAAAAGTCTCCTGCTGTTCTCTGCTCAGTTGAGTCAATGCAGAACCACACTGAGACTCTTTGATGATCTGTCCATGCTGGCGTACTCCACAAGCTATGGGCTAGGGGCCACGGTGAGGTCATCAAACACCTGCTAAATGTAATGTTGTACTTTTGAAGAAGTTTCTGGTGTAATGGCCATAATTTTGTGTTTCTTAGGAGGAGGACTCTTTGGTGCGGTGGATGAGTGTATTGACTAATGTGGCCGATCAGCTGTATTACCCTTGTGAGCATGTAGCCTGGGCAGCAGATGCAGAGCTCATCAAAACCAAATCTGACAAGTGGTGGGTGCTGAGCACAGTCCTATGGGGGTCGTCCCTGCTCCTGAACATCCTCAGGTAAACTTGCACTAGATTGAATTTTAATATGTTCAGTGGGCTCTAAATGTGTAACATTACACTGAAAATCagtgttttaaacaaaaaagctaAAAATAATTGAAGCATTatagatttttaaaaatctgttCTTAATATGTTTTCTCTCTGTTGATTTTAGATCCATTAGACTCATATTGATTCTAAAGAGGAAAGTTCAGAAGTGCCAAAGGTCAGGCTCAGCTGACAGCAGGTGCATCTTCATTTTTAAGCACATGAAGTTCAGGTCTGAATTGTGCATGTTGTGCAAATGCTTATTGGTGTTTCATCTTGCCTGAATGACAGGGAGGAGGTGTTTGCACGTAAAGCTAAATTCCGGCAGCAGATCAGAGGGGAAGTGTTCGGTATCCTGAGCAGCCTGGCAGACCTGAGTAATGCCATTCACTGGATGCCACCTGGATTTCTATGGGCTGGTCGGTTTCCTCCGTGGATGGTGGGACTGATGGGTACAGCCTCCTCTCTGATTGGCCTTTTGCAGATGAGCTCTAGTGAGCAAGAGCATGTTCCTGACTGATGCATTGTGGGATGGTTTTACACATACAAAtcattgttaatgttaattgcGGATGTGTAATAACTTGCCTTTAAATGACTGACTGCTGCTTGCTGCGGTGAATGAGCTCCACCTGGGATAAACAGAATAATAGTAGTTGTTTAATATATGTGCAAATACTAAAGAGTTACTGTCAACtctgtattatttttaaatcattattattaaattgtaaacataacaaagtaaaattttatatttaattgtatATAGATTAATACATGTATATATCATGCAGATGCCAATATGTAAATATGAGTTAAcatttaatttcaaaataaattatttttccaCAATTGTTCTGTCAATATTGACATTTGGGGCACTACACGTTTGACAATATTATCATTGAGCAAGCACAGCAATGTGAATCGAGATGCGATCGATTAATAATGTCTTGGTTGCGCATGCGCAGTGCGGATGTTCCGAAGTACGACGAAGTTCCTCTGTGCGGCACAATAACAGTGACAACAGGGTGAAGTTTTCTGCTCTCAACAAAATGAATTACTTTAGTTAGCAGACGTGTTTTTTTGAAACACGACGACTTTTTGACCTCCAGTCATTTAGATAAGCTGACAGGATTTGTGAGATGTTGACAAATGACTATTGCTGACGTGTGACGGTAAGCAGCAATAATGACATTCACATTAAACTTTAGCTGTCGGTCATAGTACTTTTGCACATGTGTGTATCGATAAAACATCTGTTCACTTTGCAAAATCAGATTTTTGCTTTTCACTCGCTCGTAATTTGCATACTTAAGTTAACACTGACGTGCACTTCAAAGCATCCACTAATGATAAGCCAGAGACAGATGATATTGtgtgtatacttttttatactTGTGGGTGCCATATTATATCTGAAATTGTTCAACATAGCTAATGAAACATGTAAAATTGACTTGTGAGGGGATCTGAATAgtttttttccttttaaaagtcttaaaagTGAGTCAAATGTTTTGCTTTCAAATTACAATGCCAGCATGTCTGCGTACGTTTTGTGTGGTAGGtacatattatttaatattattcgttttttaaatatcataaaaaaattgtgtatttgCCAGGTCctatattttgtgtgtgtgtgtgtgtgtgtgtgtgtgtgtgtgtgtgtgcgtgtgtgtttgtctgtgtgctgtctgtgtgtttgtgtctctcTCTCAATTTCTGTGTTTGTctctctgtttgtttatgtcaacatgtgcgtgcgtgtgtgtgtgtctctgtgtgtgtgtctgtctgtctgtctgtctgtctgtctgtctgtctgtctgtctgtctgtctgtctgtctgtctgtgtgtgtgtgtgtctctgtgctgtgctgtctgtgtgtttgtttctcACTCGATTTCTGTGTGTGTCTCTCTGTGTTTCTCTGTGTGATTTTGTTTCTATGTCTGTGcaagtctgtgtgtgtgtgtctctgtgtgtgcctttgtgtgtgtgtgtgtgtgtgtgcgtttatctgtgactgtgtgtgtgtctgtgtgtctctcAATTTCTGCGTGTGTCTCTCTGTGTGTTTATAACTCTGTGTCTGTGCAAGTCTCTGTGTATGTGTCTCTGTGTGCTGCTGTGTGCGTTTATCTGTGACTgtgtctgtgtctctgtgtgtctctCTCAATTTCTGCGTGTGTATCTCTGTGTGTTTATAACTCTCTGTCTGTGCaagtctctgtgtgtgtgtctctgtgtttgtgtgtggttaTAATTTGTATATATAACACTTTATAGATTCCAATAGCTATGTCAAAACATGTCTGCAGGTGTACAGTATCCtaaaattttaataataaagatGCTTCATGATACCATAGAAGaaacatttttggctgaatggttccaccaagaacctttaacatccaaaaaTCATTTTGTAGTGAAAAAAGGATCTAAACTATAAAAAGGTATTAAGGAAAACTTTGACTGAATGGTCCCAACAATGATTCTTCtatgtaaacttttattttaagagtgtatgttttaaattgttttatagtcattcaatgtttaattgaTATTCATAatctgtttttgttgttttacatTTAGCAAGACTTTTCTGGAAAGGATGGATGATTTTTAAGATATTCTAATGCTCTTACTCGAGGAAGTCTAAAAGTTCTTGGACACGGCTTACTTCAATCAAACAGATGCAAATGGCGGAGCAGGATGTTCCTTCTGATGGAGGTTTGGGGTTTGAACAGAGTTCCCCACCTGCGCCTCATGATCCCTCAAACTCTCAATCTGAAGCACAGGGTCCTAAAAGCTTGGGTATTTCACACTCATCTCTGGATTCCTCCATTAACCCTCCTGAATCCAAAACCTTACCTTGTGAACATCTACAGAGCCCCGAGTTGGAGGATCTGGATTCCTATAATCTGATCGAGCCTCCACCGCTGGACTGGAGGTCCGACTCTTCCAGCGATGCCGGTTCGGTCGGAGAACTTGAAAGCTGTTCGGTGGGAGAGTTTGAGGTGCCTGGATCTCTCAGCACGGACACAATCTCTGCCGTTGCTCAAACCTCCACAGAAGCCTTCAGCAAAACAGAAGAGCTTTCAGCTCAAAAAGCAGTGCCTGAAATTAGGGATTTTCAAAAACAGGAAGAGGCGGAGGAAGAAAAAGAAGTGATGAATAAAGAAACCGAGAAAGATAAAGTTAGCAAACGGGATCTTGACCACTCCCACATTCAAAGTCTGCTGAATCAGCTCCATCTTTTTCACCCATCGACGCCAATAAGTAGTCCCGCCCACTGCGCTCCTGACGATTCAGACAATCGCGACCCTTCGCATCACACTCATACTCCACCTGAAGCTGCCGCCCCCTTCTGTCATGCCCAATCGGCAACTGCAGATCCAGACAGAAGCGTCCCTTCAGCCCTGCTCTTTTCTCAGGAGTACCAGAGAGATCTTCTGCAACTGTTGGACGACCCAGAACCTGAAGAACCAAGTACCATTCTTCAGTTAGTTCACACGCCCCTGCTGACCCCCACCGCAGAACCTCAGCCGGGACTCAGACGGCAAAGCAGTGATGCAGATGAGATGATCTCCATATCTCACAGTGAAGACATCTGGCACAGACATCTGCAGGATGAGCTGTTGCTTTCAGGAATCACAGAGGAGGATCGGTGGGCAGCATCTGAACGTC contains:
- the LOC129427273 gene encoding uncharacterized protein isoform X1, translating into MNYFRKSARPFSDGPPLICQGVRIFPIPRYPAEKDGKLMGPPVLNVKPDQKLPSLTTANRGRSVPKAQFDRMRMRAPPAGPSATGLDASKVSLPLLDCLPPSNNIRKPEQKFISHVRVIRGEKIQYESFSSHVPPTGSSLTGASKMSLPLFDCFSPSNIIRMPEQKLTSNTRIIRGEIIQHEPFLTRVPPAGSSLKEAPKMSLPLLGRFPPSRPLQPRPPMSMKRTFSTEHSGKHLDLLEKNSTEFSRLNPKWRI
- the LOC129427273 gene encoding uncharacterized protein isoform X2, encoding MNYFRKSARPFSDGPPLICQGVRIFPIPRYPAEKDGKLMGPPVLNVKPDQKLPSLTTANRGRSVPKAQFDRMRMRAPPAGPSATGLDASKVSLPLLDCLPPSNNIRKPEQKFISHVRVIRGEKIQYESFSSHVPPTGSSLTVSLPLFDCFSPSNIIRMPEQKLTSNTRIIRGEIIQHEPFLTRVPPAGSSLKEAPKMSLPLLGRFPPSRPLQPRPPMSMKRTFSTEHSGKHLDLLEKNSTEFSRLNPKWRI
- the pex11g gene encoding peroxisomal membrane protein 11C; its protein translation is MQNSVESLVNMLESYRGRDKVIRTLCYGSQLVGGVLASKNTQSSLGKSLLLFSAQLSQCRTTLRLFDDLSMLAYSTSYGLGATEEDSLVRWMSVLTNVADQLYYPCEHVAWAADAELIKTKSDKWWVLSTVLWGSSLLLNILRSIRLILILKRKVQKCQRSGSADSREEVFARKAKFRQQIRGEVFGILSSLADLSNAIHWMPPGFLWAGRFPPWMVGLMGTASSLIGLLQMSSSEQEHVPD